catccctctaatcctctaagtgatcacgtgatccgaatcaactaaaccatgtccgatcatcacgtgagatggagtagtttcaatggtgaacatcactatgttgatcatatctactatatgattcacgctcgacctttcggtctcagtgttccgatgccatatctgcatatgctaggctcgtcaagtttaacctgagtattccgcgtgtgcaactgttttgcacccgttgtatttgaacgtagagcctatcacacccgatcatcacgtggtgtctcagcacgaagaactttcgcaacagtgcatactcagggagaacacttataccttgataatttagtgagagatcatcttataatgctaccgtcaatcaaagcaagataagatgcataaaagataaacatcacatgcaatcaatataagtgatatgatatggccatcatcatcttgtgcttgtgatctccatcttcgaagcaccgtcatgatcaccatcatcaccggcgcgacaccttgatctccatcgtagcatcattgtcgtctcgccaacttattcttctacgactatcgctaacgcttagtgataaagtaaagcattacagggcgattgcattgcatacaataaagcgacaaccatatggctcctgccagttgccgataactcagttacaaaacatgatcatctcatacaataaaatatagcatcatgccttgaccgtatcacatcacaacatgccctacaaaaacaagttagacgtcctctactttgttgttgcaagttttacgtggctgctacggggtgagcaagaaccgttcttacctacgcattaaaaccacaacgatagtttgtcaagttagtgatgttttaaccttctcaaggaccgggcgtagccacactcggttcaactaaagttggagaaactgacacccgccagccacctgtgtgcaaagcgcgtcggtagaaccagtctcgcataagcgtacgcgtaatgtcggtccgggtcgcttcatccaacaataccgctgaaccaaagtatgacatgctggtaagcagtatgacttgtatcgcccacaactcacttgtgttctactcgtgcatataacatctacgcataaaaccaggctcggatgccactgttggggaacgtagtaatttcaaaaaaaatcctacgcacacgcaagatcatggtgatgcatagcaacgagaggggagaatgttgtccacgtaccctcgtagaccgaaagcggaagcgttagcacaacgcggttgatgtagtcgtacgtcttcatgatccgaccgatcaagtaccgaacgcacgacacctccgagttcagcacacgttcagctcgatgacgtccctcgaactccgatccagccgggctttgagggagagttccgtcagcacgacggcgtggtgacgatgatgtgatagaaggtgtacccaactgtcttctttgggtatcctatgaagacacatttctctgatttgggtttgagcttatcaggatgaaactttttcacatcagcattgcaaccctaaactttaagaaactacaactttggtttcttgctaaaccacagttcatatggtgtcgtctcaatggattcagatggtgccctatttaacgtgaatgcagctgtctctaatgcataaccccaaaacgatagtggtaaatcggtaagagacatcatagattgcaccatatctaataaagtacggttacgatgttcggacacaccattacgctgtggtgttccaggtggcgtgagttgcgaaactattccgcattttttcaaatgaagaccaaactcgtaactcaaatattcttctccacgatcagatcgtagaaacctttttttccttgttacgatgattttccacttcactctgaaatatatgaacttttcaaatgtttcagacttatgtttcatcaagtagatatacccatatctgctcaaatcatctgtgaaggttagaaaatagcgatacccgccgcgagcctcaatattcatcggaccacatacatcagtatgtatgatttccaacaaatctgttgctcgctccattgttccggagaacggcgctttagtcatcttgcccaagaggcatggttttcaagcatcaagtgattccaaaagcccatcagcatggagtttcttcatgcgatttacaccaatatgaccttaaACGGCAGtatcacaaataagttgcactatcattattaacattgcatcttttggtttcaatattatgaatatgtgtatcactacgatcgagatccaacgaaccattttcattgggtgtgtaaccatataaggttttattcatgtatgaacaacgatcgtgtgctaagctaacgaaatgggtcaagtcaatcacatcattctcttaatgatatgatcccgttaatcaaatgacaactcatgtcaatggctaggaaacataaccatctttgatcaacgagctagtcaagtagaggcatagtagtgacactctgtttgtctatgtattcacacatgtatgatgtttccggttaatacaattctagcattaattataaacatttatcatgaaataaggaaataaataataactttattattgcctctagggcatatttccttcagttcttacctacgcatcaaaaccacaacgatttttcatcaagtgtgttgttttaaccttcaataaggaccgggcgtagccacactcaattcaactaaatttggagaaactgacactcgccagccacctgtgtgcgaagcacgtcggtagaaccagtctcgcgtaggcgtacgcgtaatgtcggtctgggccgcttcatccaacaacaccgccgaatcaaagtatgacatgctggtaagcagtatgactattatcgcccacaactctttgtgttctactcgtgcatataacatctacgcatagacctggctcggatgccactgttggggaacgcagtaatttcaaaaaaatcctacgcacacgcaagatcatggtgatgcatagcgacgagaggggagaatgtagtccatgtaccctcgtagaccgtaagcggaagtatTATGACaaccggttgatgtagtcgtacgtcttcacgttccgacctagtaccgaaagtacgacacatccgcgatctgcacacattcagctcggtgacgtcccatgaactatcgatccagccgagtgtcgagggagagcttcgtcagcatgacggcgtgatgacggtgatgatgaagctaccggcgcagggcttcacctaagcactacaacgatatgaccgaggtggattatggtggaggggggcaccgcacacggctgagacaatgatcaacttgtgtgtctatggggtgcccctctcccccgtatataaaggagtggaggagggggagggccgaccctctcaatggcgcgccctaggggagtcctactcccaccgggagtaggattccccccttccaagtaggagtaggagaggaaggaaggaggagagagggaggaaggaaaggggggccggcccccctcccaattcggattgagcTTGGGGGGgcggggcgccccctcctaggccgcctcttcctctctcccactaaggcccaataaggcccatacactccccgggggttccggtaacctcccggtactccggtaaatgcccgaactcaacaggaaccattccgatgtccaaacatagccatccaatatatcgatctttatgtctcatccatttcgagactcctcgtcatgtccgtgatcatatccgggactccgaacaaccttcggtacatcaaaacacataaactcataataccgatcatcacagaacgttaagcgtgcggaccctacgggttcgagaactatgtaggttCCCTTTAttgatcgagactcatctccggtcaataaccaatagcggaacctggatgctcatattggttcctacatattctacgaagatcttaatcggtcaaaccgcataacaacatacgttgttccctttgtcatcggtatgttacttgcccgagattcgatcgtcggtatctcaatacctagttcaatctcgttaccggcaagtctctttactcgtttcgtaatgcattatcccgcaactaacccattagtcacattgcttgcaaggcttatagtgatgtgcattaccgagagggcccagagatacatctccgacaatcggagtgacaaatcctaatctcgatctatgccaacttaacaagtaccatcggagacacctgtagagcacctttataatcacccagttacgttgtgacgtttggtagcacactaagtgttcctccggtattcgggagttacataatctcatagtcataggaacatgtataagtcatgaagaaagcaatagcaacatactaaacgatcaagtgttaagctaacggaatggatcaagtcaatcacatcattctctaatgatgtgatcccgttaatcaaatgacaactcatgtctatggctaggaaacttaaccatatttgattcaacgacctagtcaagtagaggcatactagtgacactctgtttgtctatgtattcacacatgtactaagtttccggttaatacaattctagcatgaataataaacatttatcatgatataaggaaatataaataacaactttattattgcctctagggcatatttccttcaagtatttGGATTGTTAGAGAGATGGAAGGTTTTTCGGAATGAAGGCCCATCTTTTGTTATGTGGTAGCAAGTCTACATGCTTGAACTAGAAATGGTAGGTCATTGAGCTAGAAAGTAAAATACGCCTTCACCGTTTATGGATTGCCTAAGATCCTTGTGATGTCTTCCTTTATTATTTGGCAAACTCCAGGCTTCATGTTGGAGAAAGCAATGAGTTTCCGCTCTCGCCTGGGATCTATGGTCGTTCCGATCTTCACGACTTAGGGGCGGGTTGGAGTCTAGCACGATTTCATTGGTTTTGCCGTGACTATCAAGAGCACATTTGGTCTAAGTGGTTCTGGATGCCCACAAATCCAGCGATGGTCATGACCAGGATAGAGATCGGTAGTGTCGCAACTGCACCGCTTGTGGGTTGACAAACAAAATACAGCTAGGCTCCAGGCGTGCGTGAGCTGCCGATAATTGATTCACCGTCAATCTTAAGGTCAAAATGAGGGGTCATGAAGAACAATAAAGAGAGTGGTAGTGGCCAGAGGGATCTCATAGGAAATATGTAGTTTTACCAAGGTCTAGGCCCCCTAAAGGTACCTTCTTATATACTCTCTCTATAACATGTCTTGTATTATGTTATAGAGGGAGTATGTAGTTGTATGTACGAAACTAGGTCTTCCGATTATTGCTTCCCCGGATGGAGATTATCTTTGACCGACAATGGTCATCAAGGCCATTATATACTTTTGTCGCCTTCGGTAGCAAGACATCTATTTATGGAGTGGCGTTACAACATGATCTTTTGCTGTTGCAGGGAGCATATCTCTTGATCACGTAAATAATGTGAATCCTCCGAGTTCCTACATTAGCACGattggattggggggggggggtcctagaCATCCTCTAGTAGACTCGTTATGTCACACCACGCTCGTAGGTTAGAGTTCCGTTACTCACGATAATAAGATGACATGTGCGAGCTAGTCGCCACCAGTCAGCTCCCCGCCCCGCTTCCTTCTGCTTCCTCGTCCTCCTTCTCATCATCTCTTCCATCCAGTtgtccttccttctcctccttccctttCTTTCTCTTTCCCGGCAGATCATACAtctccctcttctctcttttcacgCGCCGAGATCAACAACTCTGATTACGTTGCGCTATAAGATCTAATATCCAACGCATGTTCGCTCATCAAATTTGTTATCGAATAATGAGCTCGATGCACACTGGCTCCATTTGAGCAAACATATTATGCGCACATAATTACATAATGCATTTAAAGACAAGGTCATGGCCTCATTAATCTAATGTTTTTTCCAGTTAAGGTCTTAAATACGTACGGAAATAATGATATGCCATGCGTATAACTAAGAATGCATACATACATTGAGTTGCTTTGGTATGTATGTACGTACACTACACACATTGGCCTTGAAGGCGTACTACCTAGGCTCATGCAGCCTTGTACGAGTCGTGTGTGTTGACCTGACCATACCCAAACAAGACGGTTATATCAAACTACAACTACAACATATAGTATTACGAGGAATGTAAACTTTGATGAAGCTTACTAATTAATCCATTACCATAGATTTCTCTTTGACTTATATACAGAAAAACAAATACATGTGGTCAATCGGGTAACTGTTGGTCGCTCGTCGATCGACGGAGCAGGCAGCAGCAATCATTAAGTTGCGCACCAACTCCAGTCTATTTTCCCAACGATTAAAGAATAATTGCTTGTCATGTGACCATCAGTGACTTGACAGTTACTTGTGTCCTTATTCTAGTTGGTTTTTCTCCCTCCATTTGATTTCTTCTTTTATACTTATATTATATTCTCAGTGGTACAGTAACCAATGAAATAAAAGAGGCAGCAAAATTAAACTAAAGAAATCGAATGAACAAGAACAAACAGACATATGATGCAAGTGACCCTATTTTTCTTCACTGGAGACAAAGCATATGATGCAAGTGAGAGGGACAGCAGCCGCCTCCACCAATCATATGAAGCCACCTTTGCCATGATTCCCCACACTGACATGCACCACACACACCAATGAATTGAAGATCGAAATAAGAATAACAGGAAAAGCAAAAGTGAAGTTTCTAACAGTAACCAGTGACCATGAACTGGATAAAAATGGTACAATCCTGTACAAAAACGGCTCTCGTACGTGATCATCATGCATGTGTTTGCCCCCTCTCGGTCGGTAGTACGTGATGAACTGTTCAACTTAgtttccacatgcatgcatgtggaatGGAACCCGTACTTGTATTTTCACTACATGTAGTCGCTCACATCCAGGAGATCGGACAGGTGCATGTCGAACAGCCCGGCGGCGTCGGCGCTGAAGGCGTCAATATTGCTCGTGTTGGCGCAGAACGCTGCCGTTGAAGCCGAGTTCACACGCCCGGCGGGGCTCGATGACGGCGTGGATACGCCGGAGCCGACGTTGCAgttgttgttgttgctacttgTGACCGGGCTGCTCCACTGCAGGTTCGACGTGTCTGACGCCATCTGCATCAGCGCCGGCACGTAGTCGAGCTCGAGCTGGTTGTCGTAGCCCGGGAGCTGCCCGTAGTCAGAGGCCACCACGTGATCCTGGTGTAGTTGCTGCGCGGGGTTCGCGTGAACCAGGCCCGGCATTTGGCACGCCGAGCTGGGCTGCAAGAACATGTCTGCGGCCGTGGCATGTTGCGGCGGCGCCTGAGGTACCTGCTGCGCCATCTGCGCCTGGATCAGCCAAGGGAGGAGCATCTGCTGTTGGGTCGTGGGCTGCGAGGAGGTTGTGGTCGGGGCTGCGAGGAGGGtggaggcgaggcggaggaggtcCGGGTAGTTGGCGAGCGGCTCGAAGGCGCGGAGCGTGTCGAGGTCGGCCTGCGTGGGGTAGTAGGCGGCAGGCTTGAGGAGCGAGGAGAGGTCGAGGAGGTCGAGGCGCGGCGCGTGGGTGACGGGGTCGATGCCCATGCGGAGGAGGCGCTTGCGGATGTGCGTGTTCCAGTAGTTCTTGATCTCGTTGTCCGTCCGTCCGGGCAGCCTCGCCGCAATGGCTGACCACCTGAGCAATCATGTAAAATCAAAACCAAACTCGCCAGGAAACCGTACTACGTCGAGTTGAATGATGTGAACTGAGTGCATATATAGTTGTTAATTACGTAGTTCTTACTTGTTGCCGAGGATGCTGTGGAGCTGGATGATGGTCTCCTCCTCCTCGAAGGAGAAGCGGCCGCGCTTGATGTCCGGCCGGAGGTAGTTGGTCCACCGCAGCCGGCAGCTCTTCCCGCACCGCTCCAGGTCTGCACACACACAGACGCAACACAACCGATTAATTATCTATCTATCCATCACCTTTGTGTGGGATCGATCGGTTGCCAGAGCAAGCAGCTGTGTGAGTCCGAGTCGCTTACCGGCATCCTTGGGGAGGGTGCGCCAGTTGCCCTGGCCGTGCTTCTTGATGTAGGCGAtgagcttctcgtcctcctccTGCGTCCACGGCCCCTTCTTGAGCCCGGTCCTGTCGCAGCACGGCGCGCGCCCCATCTAATCGCGTACACAAGAACTGTAGAGACGGATTGGGCGATGGAACAAGCAGGAAAAGGCTCAGTTTGTCTCGCAGCTGGAGTATGGAgaggagctagctagctaggagagtgtgaaaactgaaacTGGGCGGATGGATGGAGGTAGAGGACGGGAGACGAAGGTGTGTGGGGGCGATGGAAAGGCTTATAAAGGGCGCGAGGGCGACGGGCCGGGGGTGGCGGTCCAAGTCAACAGGATTCGGTGCCGGCCTTTGTTTATCGCGGCCGCGACGTGGCTCTCCTGCCGGCTGCGGGCTGCGTCTCGTCTCAGGGCCACGCCCACGGCCGGAAAGCGTCTGGTCCGTTGGATGAGGATGGAAGGGGTAAAAAAGGTCGCGACCGGAAGACAAGAAACGCACGCAGGGCGGGACGCCACCCCCCAAAGTAGCCAGGCAGATCCCACGGCACGCGCTGGCGTGCCACCCCGACTATCCCATCGTCGCAGGCAAGGCTAGCCCGTAGCCTCGTGGAACATTGTCTTGTGTTTTGACCGAGATAATCACATGTGTCGATCCTTGCGGAGTAGATCAGTGGAGCGTGCTTCCTCCTCCCTTGGCCTTTTGCCCGTTCCATCAGCAACATGCCATTTTTACCGATCGTGGTAGAATCTACTAGACTCCGTCAGGCTGAACGAGCTAGGAAACAAAAGACAATGATGGAGTGCAAAACAGTCAACTGTACTGTATTTTACTTTTACTACTACTAGTAAACCAAGGATCTACGTAGTAGTGGGTAAATTTCTTGGCGGGCGAAACATCCAATCCAATCTAATCTATCGATATTTGACTCGTGTTTTGCCACTCCCGTCGGCTAGCTGGCGTTGACGAACGCCGCTGGCCTGCCCTGCCTTGTGGTGCCCGCCCTCCTGCGCCACCTCGCCCCGCTGACGGACGGCCCAGACTCGTGCCGGCCCGGCCAACTCTATCTATCCCTAGCAAGCCCTCGTGGTCGAGGAACTGCACGGACACTGCTGCATGGAAGGAAAAACGCACTGCCCTGCTCCCACGGCAACGGGCCAtggccatggcagcagcagcagcggcgggaGGGGCCAGCACCGGCGATAAACTGGCAAGGCGGCAGAGGCCCGCGTGCAGCTTTCCTTTTAATTCCTGTGCATGGCCCTGCGCCCGCACCGCCTTCCCGCCGTACGTCCTCGCTAGCTGACATGCCGGGCACAGCCggacggccggccggccggccacatGACAGTCTCGCCCCGCCGTGGTCCGTAACGAAAGAAGATCTGACAGGCAAAAGGAGACGCGCCACGCGCGTGTGTTCGAAATCGAATTCGCGACGCTCTTGCTCGGGGACCTCGCCCTCGTGTGTGCTGGAGTCGACGTCGACCGAGATCTATCTGCGGATCATGCAAGATCCCGACGTGGCCACGTTTTTACTTCTTTTTTTTGCTCGTCTTTAGATTTGTGTCGTGTAAAACGACCGATGGATCGATTTTCGGGCGAAGGATTTTAGCGGTTCCCCACGTACGTCGTGTGCCGGCCGGCGACCGTGTGGCTGACAAGTACACGGGTGTGCACAGGTGTGCCACCTGCTcatgtggtgtaccgcaaaaaggCTCGATGGGGTGTTCGTCCGAAGGACTCGTGTGCTATTATTTTTGGGGATTGCGACTCGTACTTCGTGTCCCTCCACAACCAGCAGGCGCGGTTTCTGCGCTGATATTACTAGTTAATATGTAAAGTGAAAACAAACGTCAAAAAAGTTTGCCCAAGCAAATCAGAGTGTGTGTAAAGGAAATTGAAAGTGACATCAAGCCAGGAAAACGCGACCAGGGAGAGAATATTGCTACTACCCTGTTGTACGGATGCGATCTACGAGTGAACGAAGCATGAACGATTGATGTCGCAAGTGAAGGCTCATATAAGGAGTAGTACAACACAGCATGAACGTACCCTGAATACCTAATAATATTACTAAAAAGATTACTACTACGTACAAGATCGCGGTTAAATCACCTGCAAAGAAGAAGATCATAGTTAAATGGGTGAAAATGAAACTTACTTGGCATTTAGCATCGTCTTTTGTTGTCTTAGTTCCATGAAACACGCAACACTCACTTGGTACTCCATTAAGCTCTCTTTCCGGTAGGGACGCGTGTCTGCCAATCGAGCTTGTAGTGTCCATGTCAATTGACCTTTTGTGCATCACAATAATTGCTCGACACGGCCGGCACACATCAAGCCACTCGTACATGCGAGTACAACACGAGAGCACGCTTGAATGAAGGTTTTTTTCCAGCACTGAGTATTTATTGATTTAATTGTTGAAATATATCGCCCATCTTCCTTCAtgagttcggacttttggatgagttgactGGTGCATAaattcaatatggtatcagagccaagaggtcttgaatTCAAAATcctgccaacgcagtattaaataaAACGATTCTGCAGCCTACATCGATCCCATgtctaaggactaaaatagcctagacgtgagggggagtgttgaaatatattgcccacctcccaccatcagttcggacttttggatgagttggctggtgcATAAATTCAATATTAATGTCCAGATTAAGGTGACGCAAAAAAAGCTAGTAGCGCAGACGAAACCAACGAGCAGGTTCAATTTAGCTGATGAGCACATCCACAAATAGAAGATTAATTTGGAGAAGGGACGAAAAGAAAGCCAAACTGTGCAGCTTACGGCAAAGTTAACAATGCACAAATATCTCATCCACTCCATCAAACGCGCAGCGACTAAAACAGTCAATGCCCTATACAATGCTTGCTTGCTTGCGGTTAATACTAATGTAGTGAGATGATTAATAATGATCTCTGTTGCCCAACCACAAACCTGTACCGCTACCCCCTGATTAGCCAGCCCTCCAAAATAAGGCACCCGTCTTAATTAGTTTAAGCAGGAGGAGGGGTAACCAAGTCCAAATTAGGGAAGGCGATTAGTAGTCTGCAGGTCGCTCCACTAACGGTACGGATTCACACAGCAACATTATACAATTTTCGGAGGCAGTAGCCACTTTTGGCGTCCATTTCCGAATGCAAACATCATTATCGTATGTCATGAAAATAACCCCGCGTCCAATAGAACAGGCTATTTCGGACTAGTTGGCCGACCGTCCTTCTCAGACTTAATTGGGGAGCATGCATGCAATCAATGGTCTACATGCAATCACTGTTTCGGTTAAGGGTACATGCTTGCATCTAAACTTTTTTTACCACATACTACCAGTAGTGCTCAATTAATTGAGCATGCGTGATGAGctcaattgtactccctccgtttcaaaatacttgacttccatttatccaaaaatggatgtacctatatactaaaacatgtctagatacatctatattttgacaaatgaaaGGCATGTATTGTGAAACGGAGTACGTGCCAACCGACTGGTCCGAACGAAACCGGAGGCTAAAATTACCGAGAGGTGATTAGACTGGCGTGCAGACGTAACGACGACAGCGCCTCGCGCGTGTGTGCGCACCGTGCACACCTGTGAAGTGCCAGCGAGCAATGCTTGCCGATGCTTCCGGGGATCGACCGGAGTACTTTAACCAGCGTCCGTACATGGATCGCTATTAACACTAgggaaaaaatatatatatatggtgATAAAAGTACGGGCAGTGAGATCACACTCTCGCGCAGCTTCCACTGCGATCGTTGTTCATACGGCAACCCAGAGAGTAGTACACCAGTACGTACGCATGGCGCATATATATGCGTACGTGTACTAGCTAGGTACAGTAGCTCGCTAGTACAGTAGATTTGTTGCAAGACTTGACCGGTCGTCGTATTAGTAGATAAGACGGACAAGCTAGACATGCATGTTACACCATTTGTTAATCCGCGATCAGATACACTGATACATACGTACAACATGGCGTATACTACAATTAACCCACCTACCTAGCTACTTAATCAGGAAGCGTTGGAGTACACAGGGATAACCTAGCCAGCTAGCTAGATTTGCTAGTAGCTTAACTCTAATTAATCAACACATAAGCTGCATACGCCTCCATGTCTCTCGCCATGGAGACACCGGCCCTCTTCCACGCACTACTCAAAACAAATCCCCAGCAGTTTTCAAGCGAGCCAACACACGCCCTCAGATTAACAACCATTAACCCGCCCGCATGAAGCTCTTAAGTATTCCCCTAATACCTGATCGGGGGCTCACGTGGCGCGAGATCAGGATTCCATGGCGTATCCCCTGCCCGAAACGGAGCACCGCTTACGTCGCCCTTTTGACCTACGCGACGGACAGAGAGTTGCTGCGAATAACGCGACGCACACACGCGCCTACGTGTCCCCCGGCCTCCAATAGTCTAGGCGCTACGGCGTCCTTCTCTATACGCGCGCGCGCAATAGTTAATTCGCGGTTGGGTGATCCGGGAGATCTCCGTGAGGTCACCCCGGTCTCGCCTGCTTCATCCTAACATTGACGTTTAACGTATTCAAATCCCTCTCATAATTGTGTATTTTTAGCCAGGGGTTTGTGGATTTCATTGTTTAGACGCAAAGGCATCGCGTTAGATACTGTAGATTATTGTGGAGCTGGCTGGCCAAGACAACTCTGACTTCGTCTTGCTGCACTTTACGCGGATGTGATCGCGTTTTCTATAGTCCGGAATGGTTGATTAGCACCTGTGATCACGGATCAGGCGTCGCCACGTTGGAGCGCGATCAGATCAACCAATGCAAGGTAAAATAGTGCACTCCAGCCAGTACTTACGCATGAGCCAGTTAATCTTTACCTCCTTTGTTTGTGCAGGGCATCCATGCATAGTTAAGTGTATTATCTGAACCTGATCCTGCTAGAACATTCATTTGGTGATCAGGCATGAACATGATTGAGAGGTTAGTTAATTGCAATAGCTGTGACGATCTCCTAtactatttcttttttcttttttggcatCTCTGCGAGCCTGTGATCACTGTTCATGCGTGGGGTCCGTAGAAAACTATGGTATTTGCATGGGGGACGAGGTACGTACATACGTGGATCCATGG
This region of Triticum aestivum cultivar Chinese Spring chromosome 2D, IWGSC CS RefSeq v2.1, whole genome shotgun sequence genomic DNA includes:
- the LOC123049112 gene encoding transcription factor MYB41 codes for the protein MGRAPCCDRTGLKKGPWTQEEDEKLIAYIKKHGQGNWRTLPKDADLERCGKSCRLRWTNYLRPDIKRGRFSFEEEETIIQLHSILGNKWSAIAARLPGRTDNEIKNYWNTHIRKRLLRMGIDPVTHAPRLDLLDLSSLLKPAAYYPTQADLDTLRAFEPLANYPDLLRLASTLLAAPTTTSSQPTTQQQMLLPWLIQAQMAQQVPQAPPQHATAADMFLQPSSACQMPGLVHANPAQQLHQDHVVASDYGQLPGYDNQLELDYVPALMQMASDTSNLQWSSPVTSSNNNNCNVGSGVSTPSSSPAGRVNSASTAAFCANTSNIDAFSADAAGLFDMHLSDLLDVSDYM